In Amycolatopsis sp. EV170708-02-1, the following are encoded in one genomic region:
- a CDS encoding bifunctional sugar phosphate isomerase/epimerase/4-hydroxyphenylpyruvate dioxygenase family protein, which translates to MSGDTAIATVCLSGTLEDKLAAAAAAGFPGVEIFENDLIASRRSPSEIRRLCADLGLTIDLYQPFRDFEAVPPDVLRANLRRARRKFDLMAELGADTVLVCSSVSPDAVDDDDLAAAQLHELASLAASRGIRVAYEALAWGRFVNTYEHAWRIVRRADHSALGVCLDSFHILSRRSDPRAIRTIPGEKIFFLQLADAPLLDMDVLHWSRHHRLFPGQGAFDLTTFTGHVLAAGYRGPLSLEVFNDVFRQADPRPAAVDAMRSLVALRESVGALEVPEAPRLDGPAFAELAVPGAVLADLGFAHVGTHRTKPVQLWQQGSARLLVNEAAADGTIGALGLTSADPAGSARRAETLLAPVLPREHGPGEADLSAVAAPDGTEIFFCGNDGWLQDFVPTGTAPSGAGITGIDHIALTQPFDQFDEATLFYRSVLGLRPEPVSEFAAPFGLVRSRAVGDREVRLTLDSALVRRGEWAPAVPSPQHIAFACDDAIAVARALREAGAPVLEIPGNYYDDLEARFDLPFAARLRENSVLYDRDEHGEFLHFCTELVGSRVFFEVVQRIGGYRGYGVVNTPVYMTAHRERRLSLASATQADR; encoded by the coding sequence ATGTCTGGTGACACCGCCATCGCGACCGTCTGCCTTTCCGGCACGCTGGAGGACAAACTCGCCGCGGCCGCCGCGGCGGGTTTCCCCGGTGTCGAGATCTTCGAGAACGATCTGATCGCGTCGAGGAGGTCGCCGTCGGAGATCCGGCGGCTCTGCGCCGATCTCGGGCTGACGATCGACCTCTACCAGCCGTTCCGCGATTTCGAGGCGGTGCCGCCGGACGTGCTCCGGGCGAATCTCCGCCGGGCGCGCCGGAAATTCGACCTCATGGCCGAACTCGGGGCGGACACCGTCCTGGTCTGTTCATCGGTCTCGCCGGACGCCGTCGACGACGACGATCTCGCCGCCGCGCAGCTGCATGAGCTGGCCTCGCTGGCCGCGTCGCGCGGAATCCGCGTCGCCTACGAAGCGCTCGCGTGGGGCCGGTTCGTGAACACCTACGAGCACGCGTGGCGCATCGTGCGGCGGGCCGATCACTCGGCCTTGGGCGTCTGTCTCGACAGCTTCCACATCCTGTCCCGGCGCAGCGATCCCCGCGCGATCCGGACGATCCCGGGGGAGAAGATCTTCTTCCTGCAACTGGCCGACGCGCCCTTGCTGGACATGGATGTGCTGCACTGGAGCAGGCACCACCGGCTCTTCCCCGGGCAAGGCGCGTTCGACCTGACCACGTTCACCGGGCACGTGCTCGCGGCCGGCTATCGAGGCCCGCTTTCGCTGGAGGTCTTCAACGACGTCTTCCGGCAGGCGGATCCGCGGCCCGCCGCCGTCGACGCCATGCGATCGCTGGTGGCCCTCCGCGAATCCGTCGGTGCCCTTGAGGTTCCCGAGGCTCCTCGGCTGGACGGGCCCGCCTTCGCGGAACTCGCCGTTCCGGGGGCCGTGCTCGCGGACCTCGGTTTCGCGCACGTCGGAACCCATCGCACGAAGCCGGTCCAGCTGTGGCAACAGGGATCGGCGCGTTTGCTGGTGAACGAGGCCGCCGCGGACGGCACGATCGGCGCCCTCGGCCTGACCAGCGCGGACCCGGCCGGGTCGGCGCGGCGCGCGGAGACCCTGCTCGCGCCCGTGCTGCCCCGCGAGCACGGCCCCGGCGAGGCGGACCTCTCCGCCGTCGCCGCGCCGGACGGCACCGAGATCTTCTTCTGCGGCAACGACGGATGGCTTCAGGACTTCGTCCCGACCGGGACGGCGCCGTCCGGGGCGGGGATCACCGGCATCGACCACATCGCCTTGACCCAGCCTTTCGACCAGTTCGACGAGGCGACGCTGTTCTACCGTTCGGTGCTGGGCCTGCGGCCCGAGCCGGTGTCCGAGTTCGCGGCGCCGTTCGGGCTCGTGCGCAGCCGGGCGGTCGGCGATCGTGAGGTCCGGTTGACGCTGGACAGCGCACTGGTGAGACGAGGGGAGTGGGCACCGGCGGTGCCTTCGCCGCAGCACATCGCGTTCGCGTGCGACGACGCGATCGCCGTCGCACGCGCCCTGCGGGAGGCCGGTGCGCCGGTGCTGGAGATCCCCGGGAACTACTACGACGACCTCGAAGCGCGGTTCGATCTGCCCTTCGCCGCGCGGCTGCGGGAGAACTCGGTGCTGTACGACCGCGACGAACACGGCGAATTCCTGCACTTCTGCACCGAGCTGGTCGGCTCCCGGGTCTTTTTCGAGGTGGTGCAACGGATCGGCGGCTATCGCGGCTACGGGGTCGTCAACACGCCGGTGTACATGACCGCGCACCGGGAGCGGCGCCTCAGCCTGGCGTCAGCGACCCAGGCGGATCGCTGA
- a CDS encoding shikimate dehydrogenase, whose protein sequence is MSSYLIGLVGTGIGPSLSPALHEREADELGLRYLYRRLDLDVLRQPIGDVLAAARTAGFDGLNITHPVKQQVLPYLDEVAPDAAALGAVNTVVLREGLATGHNTDATGFARNLTRGLPDADMDTVVLLGAGGAGAAVAHALLSLGTGRLIVHDVDAARAGTLVSALRRRFGEGRALSGSLDDVRGADGLVHATPTGMAAYPGSPVPAGSLHPGMWVADIVYRPLETTLLKQARERGCRTLHGGGMVVFQAADSFRLFTGAEPDADRMLRHFEALEGKPAHVW, encoded by the coding sequence GTGAGCAGCTACCTCATCGGCTTGGTCGGCACCGGTATCGGGCCGTCGCTGAGCCCGGCGCTGCACGAACGGGAAGCCGACGAACTCGGGCTGCGCTATCTCTACCGGCGTCTCGACCTCGACGTGCTGAGGCAGCCGATCGGCGACGTGCTGGCCGCCGCGCGGACCGCGGGCTTCGACGGTCTCAACATCACGCATCCGGTGAAGCAACAGGTGTTGCCGTATCTCGACGAGGTCGCACCCGACGCCGCGGCGCTCGGCGCGGTGAACACGGTGGTGCTCCGCGAAGGGCTCGCGACCGGGCACAACACGGACGCGACCGGTTTCGCCCGCAACCTCACCCGAGGGCTGCCGGACGCCGACATGGACACCGTCGTCCTCCTCGGCGCGGGCGGGGCGGGCGCGGCCGTGGCCCACGCCCTGCTTTCCCTGGGCACCGGACGGTTGATCGTCCACGACGTCGACGCCGCACGCGCCGGAACCCTGGTCTCCGCGCTGCGACGGCGTTTCGGCGAGGGCAGGGCCCTTTCCGGTTCGCTGGACGACGTCCGGGGCGCCGACGGCCTCGTCCACGCCACGCCGACCGGGATGGCCGCGTACCCGGGGTCGCCGGTTCCCGCCGGATCGCTGCACCCGGGGATGTGGGTGGCCGACATCGTGTACCGGCCGCTGGAGACCACGCTGCTCAAGCAGGCGCGCGAACGGGGATGCCGGACGCTGCACGGCGGCGGGATGGTGGTCTTCCAGGCGGCGGACTCGTTCCGCCTGTTCACCGGCGCGGAGCCGGACGCCGACCGGATGCTCCGGCATTTCGAAGCGCTGGAAGGAAAACCCGCCCATGTCTGGTGA
- a CDS encoding TetR/AcrR family transcriptional regulator gives MAALSSEVERQRDKERTRAEILAVATREFADKGYAGARVDEIAARTSTTKRMIYYYFGGKEQLYVAALERAYATIRGLEQDLDVDHLEPEDAIRQLAELTFDHHEANPDFIRLVSIENIHHGEHIARSEALSGMANPALDVLSRILDRGREAGRFREDVDALDVHMVISSFCVFRLANRHTFSAIFGRDMLDPARRAHYRLMLGDLVIEYLTA, from the coding sequence GTGGCCGCACTGTCGTCCGAGGTCGAGCGCCAGCGCGACAAGGAACGCACCCGTGCCGAAATCCTCGCGGTGGCCACCAGGGAGTTCGCCGACAAGGGCTACGCCGGCGCGAGGGTGGACGAGATCGCCGCTCGCACGAGCACCACGAAGCGGATGATCTATTACTACTTCGGCGGCAAGGAGCAGCTCTACGTCGCCGCGCTCGAACGGGCGTACGCGACCATCCGCGGGCTCGAACAGGATCTGGACGTCGACCACCTCGAACCCGAGGACGCGATCCGCCAGCTCGCCGAGCTCACCTTCGACCACCACGAGGCGAACCCGGATTTCATCCGCCTCGTGAGCATCGAGAACATCCACCACGGCGAGCACATCGCACGCTCGGAAGCCTTGTCCGGCATGGCGAACCCGGCCCTCGACGTGCTCTCCCGCATCCTCGACCGCGGCCGTGAGGCCGGCCGGTTCCGCGAGGACGTCGACGCCCTCGACGTGCACATGGTGATCAGCTCGTTCTGCGTGTTCCGCCTCGCGAACCGGCACACCTTCTCCGCGATCTTCGGCCGGGACATGCTCGATCCGGCGCGCCGCGCCCACTATCGCCTGATGCTGGGCGACCTGGTGATCGAGTACCTGACCGCCTGA
- a CDS encoding alpha/beta hydrolase, with protein MTYAYDPEIAPAVPLLPKLDLADLPATRERLKAVLAELHGVVDETGVTIREERVPGPEGAPDVRVRIYTPDRIAAPAAIFDVHGGGFVIGDLEIDHAANVRFAREIGVVVVSVDYRLAPEAPYPAALEDCYAALTWLAKNAAELGVDPGRVAIHGISAGGGLCAALALLARDRGGPAIAFQYLGVPEVDDRLETPSMRAFVDTPQWNKPRAEISWDCYLGKGVRGGADVPVHAAPARAVDLSGLPPAYVSVMEFDPLRDEGIAYAQALLASGVTTELHLFPGTFHGSSSVEHAAVSKREVAEAIAVLARALEV; from the coding sequence ATGACCTACGCGTACGACCCGGAAATCGCCCCGGCCGTCCCGCTGTTGCCCAAGCTGGATCTCGCCGATCTGCCCGCCACCCGGGAACGGCTGAAGGCGGTGCTCGCCGAACTCCACGGCGTGGTGGACGAAACGGGTGTCACCATCCGTGAGGAACGGGTGCCCGGCCCCGAAGGCGCCCCGGACGTCCGGGTGCGGATCTACACGCCGGACCGGATCGCCGCCCCCGCCGCGATCTTCGACGTCCACGGCGGCGGGTTCGTCATCGGCGATCTCGAGATCGACCACGCGGCGAACGTGCGTTTCGCCAGGGAGATCGGCGTCGTCGTGGTGTCGGTCGACTACCGGCTCGCACCGGAAGCACCGTATCCGGCGGCGCTCGAAGACTGCTACGCGGCGCTCACCTGGCTCGCGAAGAACGCGGCCGAACTCGGCGTCGACCCCGGCCGGGTGGCGATCCACGGCATCAGCGCGGGCGGCGGGCTGTGCGCGGCGCTCGCCCTGCTCGCCCGCGACCGGGGCGGGCCGGCGATCGCGTTCCAGTACCTCGGGGTGCCGGAGGTGGACGACCGGCTGGAGACGCCGAGTATGCGGGCGTTCGTCGACACTCCACAGTGGAACAAGCCGAGGGCCGAGATCAGCTGGGATTGCTATCTGGGCAAGGGGGTTCGCGGCGGCGCGGACGTCCCCGTCCACGCGGCGCCCGCGCGGGCGGTGGACCTGAGCGGCCTGCCGCCCGCCTACGTTTCCGTGATGGAGTTCGACCCGTTGCGAGACGAAGGGATCGCTTACGCGCAGGCCCTCCTCGCCTCCGGGGTCACCACCGAGCTGCATCTGTTCCCGGGGACGTTCCACGGCTCGTCGTCGGTGGAGCACGCCGCGGTGAGCAAACGCGAGGTCGCCGAAGCGATCGCCGTGCTCGCGCGGGCGCTGGAGGTCTAG
- a CDS encoding CdaR family transcriptional regulator: MKGLLLRLSEVDADAEAAVRVIAYFDELVARQARLSDLVRATAALAGCVAGLRRDGVPAPLRFAPDGEPAAEAVTEPASADLGEPPGKVWLERAGAPGPLDDLVLERFAMAARVLGRAEPEGNAPHLADPALVELLLGEQAGEEDRARALRLLGLTAGRPVRVLAVAAEDGRDPGAAAVGLLARGGSLPRLHVATVGEVAAVLLQPRDDDAIVNALRSALADRAKERDAADGVRVGVGDAVPGLAARDSWLQARLAERFAVPAVEPIVVHGDLGSLTLLAEVPVARLRGQEDVRALDALAATPTGAADVAALEAFCRTGSLRQAAIALHRHHSSVAARLAHVEDALGWRLDEPGDRFRARLALLARRLARA, encoded by the coding sequence ATGAAGGGTCTGCTCTTGCGGCTGTCCGAGGTGGACGCCGACGCGGAAGCCGCCGTCCGGGTCATCGCCTATTTCGACGAGCTCGTGGCCCGGCAGGCCCGTCTCTCCGATCTGGTGCGGGCCACCGCGGCGCTCGCGGGCTGCGTGGCCGGGCTGCGCCGGGACGGCGTCCCGGCGCCACTGCGGTTCGCGCCGGACGGCGAGCCCGCCGCCGAAGCGGTGACAGAGCCCGCTTCGGCCGACCTCGGTGAGCCACCGGGGAAGGTCTGGCTGGAGCGTGCCGGGGCGCCGGGGCCGCTCGACGATCTCGTACTGGAGCGGTTCGCGATGGCGGCGCGCGTCCTCGGCCGCGCCGAACCCGAGGGAAACGCGCCACATCTGGCGGATCCCGCGCTCGTCGAGCTGCTGCTGGGCGAGCAGGCGGGGGAGGAGGACCGGGCCAGGGCGCTCCGGCTGCTCGGCCTGACCGCCGGACGGCCGGTCCGCGTCTTGGCCGTCGCTGCCGAGGACGGCCGCGATCCCGGAGCGGCCGCGGTCGGGCTGCTCGCACGGGGTGGTTCGCTGCCCCGGCTGCATGTGGCGACAGTGGGCGAGGTGGCCGCTGTACTGCTGCAACCTCGCGACGACGACGCGATCGTGAACGCGCTGCGCTCCGCCCTCGCCGATCGGGCGAAGGAACGCGATGCCGCCGACGGGGTGCGGGTCGGTGTCGGTGACGCCGTCCCGGGACTCGCGGCGCGTGATTCGTGGCTGCAGGCCAGGCTGGCGGAGCGGTTCGCCGTTCCCGCCGTCGAGCCGATCGTGGTGCACGGCGACCTGGGGTCGCTCACCCTGCTCGCCGAGGTGCCGGTGGCCCGGCTACGGGGACAGGAGGACGTGCGGGCACTGGACGCCCTCGCCGCGACGCCGACCGGGGCCGCCGACGTCGCGGCACTGGAAGCGTTCTGCCGCACGGGATCGCTACGGCAGGCCGCGATCGCGCTGCACCGGCACCACAGTTCGGTGGCGGCACGGCTGGCGCACGTCGAGGACGCGCTGGGCTGGCGGCTGGACGAGCCGGGCGATCGCTTCCGTGCGCGTCTCGCCTTGCTCGCCCGCCGCCTGGCGCGGGCCTAG
- a CDS encoding TetR/AcrR family transcriptional regulator codes for MGATEPGRRERKKAATRQALSEAARELFLERGFDNVTVAEIADAADTAVSTLFAHFPGGKEALVLGHGQEREAALAAAVRDRAEGTSILEALRDFLATRGPFDPDRDPTARRVADLVVATPALRAYARALWTGCEDALAKVIAEASGQDDFSVRLLARYVLEVPDLAGVEADPAAALDAAFAFLRRGWPGF; via the coding sequence ATGGGAGCGACCGAGCCGGGCAGGCGTGAACGCAAGAAGGCGGCGACACGGCAGGCCCTGTCGGAGGCGGCGCGAGAACTGTTCCTGGAACGGGGTTTCGACAACGTCACCGTCGCGGAGATCGCCGACGCCGCGGACACGGCGGTGTCCACGCTGTTCGCGCACTTCCCGGGTGGCAAGGAGGCGCTGGTCCTCGGCCACGGCCAGGAGCGCGAAGCGGCATTGGCCGCCGCGGTGCGTGACAGGGCCGAGGGCACCTCGATCTTGGAGGCGCTGCGGGATTTCCTCGCGACTCGCGGTCCGTTCGACCCGGATCGCGATCCGACGGCACGCCGGGTCGCGGATCTGGTGGTGGCCACCCCGGCGCTGCGCGCCTACGCCAGGGCGCTGTGGACGGGGTGTGAGGACGCGCTCGCGAAGGTCATCGCCGAAGCGTCGGGGCAGGACGATTTCTCCGTGCGGCTGCTGGCGCGTTATGTCCTGGAGGTCCCGGATCTGGCCGGGGTCGAGGCGGATCCCGCCGCCGCGCTGGACGCCGCGTTCGCCTTTCTCCGTCGCGGCTGGCCGGGGTTCTGA
- a CDS encoding SDR family NAD(P)-dependent oxidoreductase, which produces MSHWDVHHLPRADGKTFLVTGGNAGIGYFVAEQLAGTGATVLLGSRDTTKAEAAIASIRSLVPDAKLGHLRLDLSDLSSSVDTQGIERLDAVVCNAGVLLEGRPRQETADGLELTFATNHLGHFVLVHRLMPLLEAAEAGRVVTTGSFVGKSAELDLDDLQSKRDYQPKRTYARSKLAQMLFAFELDRRLRAAGSQVLSVVDHPGGALDSLTPPRPVRTEAAGRKFPAGLLLQGKDAGAWPAVRAVLDPSVRGGEMFGPRVFGLRGEPRREPVRGKLADTALAARLWAASAELTR; this is translated from the coding sequence GTGAGCCACTGGGACGTCCACCACCTGCCGCGTGCCGACGGCAAGACCTTCCTGGTCACCGGCGGCAACGCGGGGATCGGCTATTTCGTCGCCGAGCAGCTCGCCGGAACCGGTGCCACCGTGCTCCTCGGCAGCCGGGACACCACCAAGGCGGAGGCGGCGATCGCTTCGATCCGGTCCTTGGTGCCGGACGCGAAACTCGGGCACCTGCGGCTCGATCTTTCCGACCTCTCGTCCTCAGTGGACACTCAGGGGATCGAGCGGCTCGACGCCGTCGTCTGCAACGCGGGCGTACTCCTGGAAGGCCGGCCAAGGCAGGAGACCGCCGATGGCCTCGAACTGACCTTCGCCACCAACCATCTCGGGCATTTCGTGCTGGTGCACCGGCTGATGCCGTTGCTCGAAGCGGCGGAAGCCGGTCGCGTCGTCACCACGGGCAGCTTCGTGGGCAAGTCCGCGGAACTTGACCTGGACGACCTCCAGAGCAAGCGGGACTACCAGCCCAAGCGCACTTATGCGCGCTCGAAGCTGGCGCAGATGCTGTTCGCCTTCGAGCTCGACAGGCGGCTGCGCGCGGCCGGGAGCCAGGTACTGAGCGTCGTCGACCATCCCGGCGGTGCGCTCGATTCGCTGACCCCGCCGAGGCCGGTGCGCACCGAGGCCGCCGGACGGAAGTTCCCGGCCGGGCTTCTGTTGCAGGGCAAGGACGCCGGCGCTTGGCCCGCGGTACGCGCGGTGCTCGATCCTTCGGTGCGCGGCGGCGAGATGTTCGGCCCCCGCGTGTTCGGCCTGCGCGGTGAGCCGAGGCGGGAGCCGGTTCGAGGGAAGCTCGCCGACACCGCGCTCGCCGCCCGATTGTGGGCGGCGAGCGCGGAACTCACACGGTGA
- a CDS encoding MFS transporter, with product MFRSLSFLRLWTGNTASGLATWALPFILGLAVLERSLSAVDLGIVLAARTAGFLVAVPVAGVLADRHSRRGVVLWAGLIAGLATPLIATGMGRSVLLMATAAAVVGVGQGACRPAFQALTAEVIAEDRRQQANAAMTLAVRVTTLVAPGLTALLSQFASTSALVIGTGVLWLGAALIPPRGTFTPAPAAAGARFFGEFADGLREARRHPWFLAGLGALTAVVATGYSATGVVLPLVSRDRYDSETVLAAGLTAYTLGALAGAVVIARWRPKRQGWTALAGLGCYGFAPLSLLFPVHPAFVAAAYAVAGLGIELFNVPWFTATQREVEPGKLARVSSLDFLFSYGLAPAGLAFIAPAIDGFGAAPVLAACAVVCFAAPAAAALVPSSRDFRATAPIKSV from the coding sequence GTGTTCCGCAGCCTGTCGTTCCTCCGGCTCTGGACCGGGAACACCGCCTCCGGGCTGGCGACCTGGGCCCTGCCGTTCATTCTCGGGCTGGCGGTGCTGGAACGGTCGCTTTCGGCTGTGGACCTCGGCATCGTGCTCGCCGCGCGGACGGCGGGATTCCTCGTGGCAGTCCCGGTGGCCGGTGTACTGGCCGACCGGCACTCCCGTCGCGGCGTCGTGCTCTGGGCAGGTCTCATCGCCGGTCTCGCCACTCCGCTGATCGCCACGGGAATGGGCCGGTCGGTCCTGCTGATGGCCACCGCGGCCGCCGTCGTCGGGGTCGGGCAGGGCGCGTGCCGTCCGGCGTTCCAGGCGCTGACCGCCGAGGTGATCGCCGAAGACCGGCGCCAGCAGGCCAACGCCGCGATGACCCTCGCCGTCCGGGTCACGACCTTGGTCGCGCCGGGGCTCACCGCCCTGCTCTCCCAGTTCGCTTCGACGTCGGCGCTGGTGATCGGGACCGGCGTGCTGTGGCTGGGCGCGGCGCTGATCCCGCCGCGAGGCACTTTCACGCCCGCCCCGGCCGCCGCCGGGGCCCGCTTCTTCGGCGAGTTCGCCGACGGTCTCCGTGAAGCCCGCCGCCACCCGTGGTTCCTGGCCGGGCTCGGCGCGCTGACCGCGGTCGTCGCGACCGGCTATTCCGCCACCGGTGTCGTGCTGCCGCTGGTCAGCCGGGACCGCTATGACAGCGAAACGGTACTGGCCGCCGGGCTCACCGCGTACACCCTCGGCGCGCTCGCGGGCGCCGTCGTCATCGCGCGCTGGCGCCCGAAGCGCCAAGGCTGGACGGCGCTGGCAGGGCTCGGCTGCTACGGATTCGCGCCCTTGAGCCTGCTGTTCCCGGTGCACCCGGCCTTCGTCGCCGCCGCCTACGCCGTCGCCGGGCTGGGCATCGAACTGTTCAACGTCCCCTGGTTCACCGCGACCCAGCGGGAGGTCGAGCCGGGGAAGCTCGCGCGCGTGTCCTCTTTGGACTTCCTGTTCTCCTACGGCCTCGCGCCCGCCGGGCTCGCGTTCATCGCGCCCGCGATCGACGGGTTCGGGGCGGCGCCGGTGCTGGCCGCCTGCGCGGTCGTCTGCTTCGCCGCTCCGGCGGCCGCCGCCCTCGTTCCTTCCTCGCGGGACTTCCGGGCAACCGCACCGATCAAGAGTGTCTAG
- a CDS encoding LacI family DNA-binding transcriptional regulator — MTRRLAEVARKVGVSEATVSRVLNGRSGVSASTRAAVLTALDVMGYERPTQLRGDRARLVGLVLPELQNPIFPALAEIMGNALAQQGFTPVLCTRTAGGVSEAEYVELLLQQQVSGVVFAGGLYAQADAVHSHYHHLAERRLPTVLINAAVDHLGLPQISCDDAVAVEQVVGHLSSLGHEKIGLVLGPNDHVPSQRKLEAFRAYAGKLGLPVLDELVEHGMFSIEGGHAAAARLYPRGATAVLCASDLLALGAIRAARRQGLSVPEDVSVVGYDDSALMNCTDPPLTTTRQPIEAMGRAVVELLVKRINGGEVAAEELLFAPELVVRGSTARRT, encoded by the coding sequence ATGACGCGTCGTCTTGCCGAAGTCGCCCGCAAGGTCGGGGTCAGCGAAGCCACGGTCAGCCGGGTGCTCAACGGCCGGTCCGGGGTCTCCGCGAGCACCCGGGCCGCCGTCCTCACCGCGCTGGACGTGATGGGCTACGAACGGCCGACCCAGCTGCGCGGAGATCGCGCCCGCCTGGTCGGACTGGTCCTGCCCGAACTCCAGAACCCCATCTTCCCCGCACTGGCCGAGATCATGGGCAACGCACTGGCCCAGCAGGGATTCACCCCGGTCCTGTGCACCCGCACCGCGGGCGGTGTCTCCGAAGCGGAGTACGTCGAACTGCTCTTGCAGCAGCAGGTCTCCGGTGTCGTGTTCGCCGGCGGGCTCTACGCCCAGGCCGACGCGGTGCACTCCCACTACCACCATCTCGCCGAGCGCCGCCTGCCGACGGTGCTGATCAACGCCGCCGTCGACCACCTCGGGCTGCCGCAGATCTCGTGCGACGACGCGGTCGCCGTCGAGCAGGTCGTCGGGCATCTGAGCTCGCTCGGCCACGAGAAGATCGGCCTCGTCCTCGGCCCGAACGACCACGTCCCGTCCCAGCGCAAACTCGAAGCCTTCCGCGCCTATGCGGGGAAACTCGGGCTCCCGGTCCTGGACGAGCTCGTCGAACACGGCATGTTCTCCATCGAAGGCGGGCACGCGGCCGCCGCCCGGCTGTACCCGCGAGGCGCGACCGCCGTCCTCTGCGCGAGCGACCTCCTGGCCCTGGGCGCGATCCGCGCGGCCCGGCGGCAGGGACTGTCCGTCCCCGAAGACGTCTCGGTGGTCGGGTACGACGATTCCGCCCTCATGAACTGCACCGACCCGCCCCTCACCACGACCCGCCAGCCGATCGAGGCGATGGGCCGCGCCGTGGTGGAACTGCTGGTCAAGCGCATAAACGGCGGCGAGGTGGCGGCCGAGGAACTGCTGTTCGCGCCCGAACTCGTCGTCCGGGGCTCCACCGCGCGCCGCACCTAG
- a CDS encoding ABC transporter substrate-binding protein, whose protein sequence is MSSTWSPTVRRRMFCLLLAGGLTLGTAACGADSGESAGGKVKITVTGQPPTSQPFERGVFDADVKEFEESHPDIDIEPHEGFMDPKTFSAKLAGGQLEDVYYVYFTDPAQIIARRQAADITEAAKGLKNFGDIKPELLDNFRDADGKLYGLPTMNYSLGLLYSRPLFQKAGLDPNKPPQTWDEVRAAAKKIAALGNGTVGYADYSKNNQGGWHLTGWLYSMGSEVARKDGDKWVAAFNNEKAKAALNQLRAMRWEDDTMGSKQLLEAQDVQRMMGAGQLGMYMAAPDNVPVLVKQFNGKYEDYGVAGMPGGQGTLLGGEGYMINPKASPEKIKAGLEWVRWKYLNPERFEKHVQQYVDGKQPVGLPAEPTPDVWQGAVRDQQLAIKAKHANVPAENFQSYVDSSARIKGSIEPPNAQQVYAILDSVMQAVLTDRNANIDQQLSSAESKVNSVLAQVK, encoded by the coding sequence ATGAGCAGCACTTGGTCCCCCACCGTGCGCCGCCGGATGTTCTGCCTGCTCCTTGCGGGTGGACTCACCCTGGGGACGGCCGCCTGCGGTGCCGATTCCGGCGAGAGCGCCGGGGGCAAGGTCAAGATCACGGTCACCGGCCAGCCCCCGACCAGCCAGCCGTTCGAGCGCGGCGTGTTCGACGCCGACGTCAAGGAGTTCGAGGAGAGCCACCCGGACATCGACATCGAGCCGCACGAAGGGTTCATGGACCCGAAGACGTTCTCCGCCAAACTCGCCGGCGGGCAGCTCGAAGACGTCTACTACGTCTACTTCACCGATCCGGCGCAGATCATCGCGCGCCGCCAGGCCGCCGACATCACCGAAGCGGCCAAGGGCCTGAAGAACTTCGGCGACATCAAACCGGAATTACTGGACAACTTCCGGGATGCCGACGGCAAGCTCTACGGCCTGCCGACGATGAACTACAGCCTGGGCCTGCTCTACAGCCGCCCGCTGTTCCAGAAGGCCGGGCTCGATCCGAACAAACCGCCGCAGACCTGGGACGAGGTCCGCGCGGCCGCGAAGAAGATCGCCGCGCTGGGCAACGGCACCGTCGGATACGCCGACTACAGCAAGAACAATCAGGGCGGCTGGCATCTGACCGGCTGGCTCTACTCCATGGGCAGCGAGGTCGCCCGCAAGGACGGCGACAAATGGGTGGCCGCCTTCAACAACGAGAAGGCCAAGGCCGCGCTGAACCAGTTGCGCGCCATGCGCTGGGAAGACGACACCATGGGCAGCAAGCAGTTGCTCGAAGCCCAGGACGTCCAGCGCATGATGGGCGCGGGCCAGCTCGGCATGTACATGGCCGCCCCGGACAACGTCCCGGTGCTCGTCAAGCAGTTCAACGGCAAGTACGAGGACTACGGCGTCGCGGGGATGCCGGGCGGGCAGGGCACACTGCTCGGCGGCGAAGGCTACATGATCAACCCCAAGGCCTCGCCGGAGAAGATCAAAGCGGGCCTGGAATGGGTCCGCTGGAAGTACCTCAACCCGGAGCGCTTCGAGAAGCACGTCCAGCAGTACGTCGACGGCAAGCAGCCGGTCGGGCTGCCGGCCGAGCCGACCCCGGACGTCTGGCAGGGCGCCGTCCGTGATCAGCAGCTCGCGATCAAGGCCAAGCACGCCAACGTTCCCGCCGAGAACTTCCAGTCCTATGTGGACTCCAGCGCGCGGATCAAGGGCAGTATCGAACCGCCGAACGCGCAGCAGGTCTACGCCATCCTCGACAGTGTGATGCAGGCGGTGCTCACCGATCGGAACGCGAATATCGATCAGCAGCTGTCGTCGGCGGAGTCGAAGGTCAACAGTGTCCTCGCCCAGGTCAAGTAG